The Xanthobacter flavus genome includes a window with the following:
- a CDS encoding ABC transporter substrate-binding protein: MGTGTAGALTVLSSIDPVEMGELLEHWRARYPDIKLTYRHKNSLDIYSDVVECNEARPCPDLAWSSAMDLQIKLVNDGYAARHEPAAAAVLPPWAVWRNEAFGVTAEPIVLVYNKMRVPPEDVPRTHADFIRLLREKGAAYRGKIAAYDPERSGTGYLFWNSDVRITADTWQLVRALGRTAPKLYSFAHTMLDRVSDGDQLFAYNTISSYARARAREEPAIGVVAFEDYTLVMTRIALIPKQAPHPEQAHLFLDFLLSREGQEDLARRAFGTVRLDMPPPAEGGADPARLRPIHVGPELLAYQDQSRRRIFFREWRKALEGQ; the protein is encoded by the coding sequence GTGGGTACCGGAACCGCCGGCGCGCTCACCGTCCTGTCCTCCATCGATCCGGTGGAGATGGGTGAACTGCTGGAACACTGGCGGGCACGCTATCCGGACATCAAGCTGACCTACCGGCACAAGAACTCGCTGGACATCTATTCCGACGTGGTCGAGTGCAACGAGGCGCGGCCCTGTCCCGATCTCGCCTGGAGTTCCGCCATGGATCTCCAGATCAAGCTCGTCAACGACGGCTACGCCGCCCGCCACGAACCCGCCGCCGCGGCCGTCCTGCCCCCATGGGCGGTATGGCGCAACGAGGCCTTTGGGGTCACGGCGGAGCCGATCGTCCTCGTCTACAACAAGATGCGTGTTCCACCGGAAGACGTGCCGCGCACCCATGCCGATTTCATCCGCCTCCTGCGCGAGAAGGGCGCCGCCTACCGGGGGAAGATCGCGGCTTACGACCCCGAGCGCAGCGGAACCGGCTATCTGTTCTGGAACAGCGACGTGCGCATCACCGCCGACACCTGGCAACTGGTGCGGGCGCTGGGCCGGACCGCGCCGAAACTCTATTCCTTCGCCCACACCATGCTCGATCGCGTGTCGGACGGCGACCAGTTGTTCGCCTACAACACCATCTCCTCCTATGCGCGGGCACGGGCACGGGAGGAGCCCGCCATCGGCGTCGTGGCCTTCGAGGACTACACGCTGGTGATGACGCGCATCGCGCTCATTCCCAAGCAGGCGCCGCACCCCGAACAGGCCCATCTTTTCCTGGACTTCCTGTTGTCCCGCGAAGGCCAGGAGGATCTCGCGCGCCGGGCCTTCGGCACGGTGCGGCTCGACATGCCACCGCCCGCCGAAGGGGGCGCCGATCCCGCCCGGCTGCGTCCCATCCACGTGGGGCCGGAGCTTCTGGCCTACCAGGACCAGTCGAGGCGCCGCATCTTCTTCCGCGAATGGCGCAAGGCCCTGGAAGGGCAATGA
- a CDS encoding MFS transporter has protein sequence MVGPSAAAVPPTATAGVPAIKSRTAAILRSTSGNFLEQFDFFLFGFYATSISKAFFPTGNEVTELLLTFTTFWLGALMRPVGAIVLGAYLDHIGRRKGLIVTLGIMAAGTVLIAVCPTYAQIGIAAPLIVLFGRLLQGFSAGVELGGVSIYLFEIATPGNKGFYTSFQSASQQVAIFFAAIIGFSLSQLMPPETISAWGWRIPFFIGCAIIPFIFFIRRTLEETPEFLKQKKHPTQREVFAAILANWRIVLLGMMLTAMTTVTFYFITVYTPTFGRNVLKLSITDSLLVTLLVATTNFIWLPIGGAISDRVGRRPVLLAIAILALVTAYPALAWLVVEPTFNKMLMVELWFSLCFGVYNGAMVAALSEEVPAHVRTTCFSLAFALAAALFGTFTPLVSTWLIDMTGNRAAPGFWLMAAAASGLIATILIYRGRSTPLVRH, from the coding sequence ATGGTCGGGCCTTCGGCAGCCGCCGTTCCACCCACCGCGACCGCAGGCGTGCCTGCGATCAAGTCGAGGACCGCAGCCATCCTGCGCTCGACGAGCGGCAATTTCCTCGAGCAGTTCGATTTCTTCCTGTTCGGCTTCTACGCGACGTCCATTTCCAAGGCGTTCTTCCCCACCGGAAATGAAGTCACCGAACTGCTGCTCACCTTCACCACCTTCTGGCTCGGCGCGCTGATGCGGCCCGTCGGCGCCATCGTCCTCGGCGCCTATCTCGATCACATCGGCCGCCGCAAGGGCCTGATCGTGACCCTCGGCATCATGGCCGCCGGCACGGTGCTGATCGCGGTTTGCCCCACTTATGCGCAGATTGGCATCGCGGCGCCGCTCATCGTGCTGTTCGGCCGCCTGCTGCAGGGCTTCTCGGCGGGCGTGGAACTGGGCGGCGTCTCGATCTACCTGTTCGAGATCGCGACGCCGGGAAACAAGGGCTTCTACACCTCGTTTCAGTCGGCCAGCCAGCAGGTCGCCATCTTCTTCGCCGCCATCATCGGCTTCTCGCTGAGCCAGCTGATGCCGCCCGAGACCATCTCCGCCTGGGGCTGGCGCATTCCCTTCTTCATCGGCTGCGCGATCATCCCCTTCATCTTCTTCATCCGCCGCACGCTGGAGGAAACCCCCGAGTTCCTCAAGCAGAAGAAGCACCCGACCCAGCGCGAAGTCTTCGCCGCGATACTGGCCAACTGGCGGATCGTGCTGCTGGGCATGATGCTGACGGCCATGACCACGGTGACCTTCTATTTCATCACCGTCTACACTCCCACCTTCGGCAGGAACGTGCTGAAGCTGTCCATCACCGACAGCCTTCTCGTCACGCTGCTGGTGGCCACCACCAACTTCATCTGGCTGCCCATCGGCGGCGCCATCTCGGACCGCGTGGGCCGTCGTCCGGTGCTGCTGGCCATTGCCATCCTGGCGCTGGTGACGGCCTATCCCGCCCTCGCGTGGCTGGTGGTGGAGCCGACCTTCAACAAGATGCTGATGGTGGAGCTGTGGTTCTCCCTGTGCTTCGGCGTGTACAACGGCGCCATGGTGGCGGCATTGTCCGAAGAGGTGCCAGCGCATGTGCGCACCACCTGCTTCTCGCTCGCCTTCGCCCTCGCCGCCGCTCTCTTCGGCACGTTCACGCCCCTGGTCTCCACCTGGCTGATCGACATGACCGGCAACCGTGCGGCGCCCGGCTTCTGGCTTATGGCGGCGGCCGCCTCGGGCCTCATCGCCACCATCCTCATCTATCGCGGTCGCAGCACGCCGCTCGTGCGACATTAA
- a CDS encoding 2-hydroxyacid dehydrogenase — MALLYMADPARGEVWRRLIGEMAPDIDVRIWPNIGNPADIRWVAVWDVHVDLTATFPNLEVIFSTGAGVDHLDFSRIPARIPVVRMVEPGIVEGMVEYVTMAVLALHRDLPTYIDQQKKHVWAQHYETPAAQRRVGIMGLGSLGQASLAGLAPFGFPLAGWSRSPRAIPNVETFAGEAGLGPFLTRTDILVCLLPLTAETRGILDARLFARMPTGARIVNAGRGGHVVADDLVAALDAGTLSGAVLDVTEPEPLPPEHPFWSHPRILLTPHVASLTRPETAVISLLENLRRHAAGEPMIGLVDRSRGY; from the coding sequence ATGGCACTCCTCTACATGGCCGATCCCGCCCGCGGCGAAGTCTGGCGCCGGCTGATCGGCGAAATGGCGCCCGACATCGACGTGCGCATCTGGCCGAACATCGGCAACCCCGCCGACATCCGCTGGGTCGCGGTGTGGGACGTGCATGTGGACCTCACCGCCACGTTCCCGAACCTCGAAGTGATCTTCTCCACCGGCGCCGGCGTGGATCACCTGGATTTCTCGCGCATCCCGGCGCGGATTCCCGTGGTGCGCATGGTGGAGCCGGGGATCGTCGAGGGCATGGTCGAGTATGTGACCATGGCCGTGCTCGCCCTCCACCGCGACCTGCCGACCTACATCGACCAGCAGAAAAAGCACGTCTGGGCGCAGCACTATGAAACGCCGGCGGCGCAACGGCGCGTCGGCATCATGGGGCTCGGCTCGCTGGGGCAGGCGTCGCTCGCGGGCCTCGCGCCGTTCGGCTTTCCGCTTGCGGGCTGGAGCCGGTCGCCGCGGGCCATCCCGAACGTGGAGACCTTCGCCGGCGAGGCCGGGCTCGGACCGTTCCTCACCCGCACGGACATTCTCGTCTGCCTCCTGCCGCTCACCGCCGAAACGCGGGGCATTCTCGATGCCCGCCTGTTCGCCCGGATGCCGACGGGCGCGCGCATCGTCAACGCGGGGCGCGGCGGCCATGTGGTGGCGGACGATCTGGTCGCCGCCCTCGATGCCGGCACCCTCTCGGGCGCGGTGCTCGATGTCACGGAGCCGGAGCCTCTGCCGCCGGAGCATCCGTTCTGGAGCCATCCGCGCATCCTGCTGACGCCCCACGTCGCGAGCCTCACCCGGCCGGAAACCGCCGTCATCAGCCTCCTCGAAAATCTCCGCCGCCATGCCGCGGGCGAGCCGATGATCGGCCTCGTGGATCGCAGCCGCGGCTATTGA